A DNA window from Helianthus annuus cultivar XRQ/B chromosome 15, HanXRQr2.0-SUNRISE, whole genome shotgun sequence contains the following coding sequences:
- the LOC110939262 gene encoding uncharacterized protein LOC110939262 has protein sequence MARTKEKTGASSSSSSKGKGKQPEQPRKRQYIGRVDESESGSEEEMELDPAEKPKWDSGPLDEQPEHWQSTLYHDRMNKLKNKAAAFICEKEVREVEFQQFDVFDKFRALGWESALKCFDKDKSNLFITEIQEWMATLKVNTYEKPSQMKLIGEVHGVPVEMSFDTLKKLGKYDSLPARDYMVPTLDDLLVKPEKHPRWNDMLATLFLPGTYHGVLYRKNLKIEAKLLLAICLLNVIPRRGDKEQMRFPEVPVLYSLLTGGPRFPIRYLIMNHLWICRNKYGRDIVPYCRIITGLMKQQKALTSEDRGATKRHQPFTLDKMGIGWNYTQSERYHKLKSEGQRWRALKAGARNLLPGEEDEPESDAEIPSGDDDYADAPHGGEHVNVNLGQGGPGGGYGGAFYDYTERSYVPGWAYEGTMQEVIANQRPPASVFETWSGPERTLYDQNTMMSANIERSLKQSFDRSEAWNRTSAYSQEVEMNNRYHDDQERRLHADWHAGRPVVVDPQHVDYASLPPYDGSVSYPTPQFHHSQWIDRGNKKELNNNKEGVVAAHLRLENGTT, from the coding sequence ATGGCACGAACAAAAGAAAAGACCGGAGCTAGTTCATCTTCGTCTTCGAAGGGAAAGGGTAAACAGCCGGAACAACCAAGGAAGAGACAATACATAGGTCGAGTTGATGAAAGTGAGAGTGGAAGTGAGGAAGAGATGGAGTTGGACCCGGCTGAAAAGCCAAAATGGGATTCGGGTCCACTGGATGAACAACCGGAGCATTGGCAATCAACTTTGTACCATGACCGAATGAATAAGTTGAAGAATAAGGCAGCAGCCTTTATATGTGAGAAGGAAGTTCGGGAAGTGGAATTTCAACAGTTCGATGTGTTTGACAAGTTCCGCGCTCTAGGTTGGGAGTCGGCACTTAAATGTTTTGACAAAGATAAAAGCAACTTGTTTATCACCGAAATTCAAGAATGGATGGCAACTCTCAAGGTTAACACATATGAAAAGCCATCGCAAATGAAGTTGATTGGTGAAGTGCATGGGGTTCCAGTGGAGATGTCCTTTGATACGTTGAAGAAGCTCGGGAAATACGATAGCCTTCCAGCCCGTGATTATATGGTTCCCACCCTTGATGACCTTTTGGTGAAGCCGGAGAAGCACCCCCGTTGGAACGACATGTTGGCAACGCTATTTTTGCCCGGTACTTATCATGGAGTTTTGTATCGGAAGAATTTAAAAATCGAAGCGAAATTATTGTTGGCAATTTGTTTATTGAATGTTATACCGCGAAGGGGGGACAAAGAGCAAATGAGGTTTCCTGAAGTACCAGTCCTCTATTCATTACTTACTGGGGGCCCGCGTTTCCCAATCCGTTATCTAATCATGAACCACCTGTGGATCTGCCGAAACAAATATGGAAGGGATATAGTTCCATATTGCCGAATCATCACGGGGTTAATGAAGCAGCAAAAGGCACTTACGTCAGAAGATAGAGGAGCAACAAAAAGACATCAGCCTTTTACTCTAGATAAGATGGGGATTGGTTGGAATTATACGCAGTCGGAGCGGTACCATAAGCTTAAGTCGGAGGGGCAGAGATGGAGAGCTTTAAAGGCGGGTGCGAGAAATTTGTTACCGGGTGAAGAAGATGAACCCGAGAGTGATGCAGAAATCCCAAGTGGTGATGATGATTATGCGGATGCGCCGCATGGTGGTGAACATGTGAACGTGAATTTGGGGCAAGGGGGCCCGGGTGGAGGTTATGGTGGCGCTTTCTACGACTATACGGAGCGTTCTTATGTGCCCGGGTGGGCTTATGAAGGTACCATGCAAGAGGTGATAGCAAATCAACGTCCTCCCGCTTCTGTTTTTGAAACTTGGTCGGGTCCGGAGCGGACATTATATGATCAAAATACCATGATGAGTGCAAACATAGAGCGGTCCTTGAAACAAAGCTTTGATCGTAGTGAGGCGTGGAATCGCACCTCTGCGTATTCCCAAGAAGTGGAAATGAATAATCGGTACCACGATGATCAAGAGAGAAGGTTACATGCAGATTGGCACGCCGGGAGGCCAgtggttgtggatccacaacatgtggattatgctTCTCTACCACCTTATGATGGTAGTGTGTCATACCCGACTCCACAGTTTCACCACTCACAATGGATCGACCGAGGCAACAAGAAGgagctcaacaacaacaaggaggGAGTAGTAGCGGCTCATTTGCGTTTGGAGAATGGAACGACATGA